In Zingiber officinale cultivar Zhangliang chromosome 11B, Zo_v1.1, whole genome shotgun sequence, a single window of DNA contains:
- the LOC122034055 gene encoding mitogen-activated protein kinase 3-like, which yields MVSITHPPPGFENKGKSYYIIWRTVFEIDTKYIPIEPIGRGAYGIVCSSIDRETKEKVAIKKINNAFENPIRPLRTLREIKLLRQLKHDNIITLKDVMVPPNRRSFKDVYLVFELMDTDLWEIIQSPQPLSDYQCRYFLFQLLRGLKYLHSANVIHRDLKPENLFVNGADCKLKIGDFGLARSMTRSGQGMSSYIATQWYRAPELLVCSNRYDTSIDMWSVGCILAELLGRRPLFPGTNNINQLERIVSVLGIKDDADLNFVDNEHARKYIKSLPHSLGIPLASIYPHANPLAIDLLKKMLVFDPSKRIDVTEALQHPYMASYYDPLLDPAADGPVDLGFDDDVEEDAIREMMWEEMLFYHQEREVASRA from the exons ATGGTATCTATAACACATCCTCCACCTGGTTTTGAGAATAAAGGAAAGAGCTATTACATTATCTGGCGAACTGTATTTGAGATTGATACTAAATATATACCTATCGAGCCCATCGGGAGAGGCGCTTATGGCATCGTATGTTCGTCGATCGATCGTGAAACAAAAGAGAAAGTTGCTATCAAGAAGATAAACAACGCCTTTGAAAATCCCATCCGTCCATTGAGGACTCTACGGGAGATCAAGCTTTTGAGACAGCTGAAGCATGATAATATCATCACACTAAAGGATGTCATGGTACCTCCCAACAGGAGATCATTCAAAGACGTTTACCTTGTCTTTGAACTTATGGATACGGATTTGTGGGAGATCATCCAATCACCTCAGCCTCTTTCCGATTACCAATGTCGATACTTCCTCTTTCAG TTGCTTCGAGGACTGAAGTATCTTCACTCAGCCAACGTAATTCACAGAGACTTGAAGCCAGAGAACCTTTTTGTCAATGGCGCCGATTGCAAGCTTAAGATCGGTGATTTCGGACTAGCTCGTTCCATGACTCGGAGTGGCCAAGGAATGAGTTCATATATTGCTACTCAATGGTATCGAGCACCAGAGCTGCTCGTTTGCTCAAATAGATACGATACTTCCATTGATATGTGGTCTGTCGGTTGCATTCTAGCTGAGCTACTTGGGCGCAGACCTCTCTTTCCCGGCACCAACAATATCAACCAGCTCGAGCGCATTGTCAGTGTACTTGGCATTAAGGACGATGCTGATCTCAACTTCGTTGACAATGAACATGCTCGTAAGTACATCAAGTCACTGCCACATAGTCTCGGCATTCCTTTAGCTAGCATATACCCCCATGCCAATCCCTTGGCCATCGACTTGCTGAAGAAGATGTTAGTTTTTGATCCATCAAAGAGAATAGATGTCACTGAGGCACTGCAACATCCTTATATGGCTTCATACTATGACCCCCTGCTTGATCCTGCTGCCGATGGCCCCGTCGATCTTGGTTTTGATGACGATGTCGAGGAAGACGCGATCAGAGAGATGATGTGGGAGGAGATGCTTTTCTATCACCAAGAAAGAGAAGTTGCTTCCAGAGCCTAA
- the LOC122035039 gene encoding auxin-responsive protein SAUR77-like has protein sequence MQSPTHAACGVCCAFLRRPNSLSRLGYQPLPPADASPAEPPVRVVVGKERRVFFVDRLVLERDHFRILMEAAGDRIQRRKGAVLVDLDAILFEHLLWLVYHESSSSSSVSFLQLNLKEIIDFYSQDY, from the coding sequence ATGCAGTCGCCGACCCACGCCGCCTGCGGCGTATGCTGCGCCTTTCTCCGCCGTCCCAATTCCCTCTCTCGCCTCGGATACCAGCCCCTCCCTCCCGCCGACGCAAGCCCCGCTGAGCCGCCCGTGCGCGTGGTGGTGGGGAAGGAGCGGCGCGTGTTCTTCGTCGACCGCCTCGTCCTCGAGCGGGACCACTTCAGGATCTTGATGGAGGCTGCCGGAGATCGTATCCAGAGGCGGAAAGGTGCCGTCTTGGTGGACCTCGACGCTATCCTCTTCGAGCACTTGCTGTGGTTGGTCTACCAtgaatcctcctcctcctcctctgtctCCTTTTTGCAGCTCAATCTAAAGGAGATTATAGATTTCTATTCTCAAGATTATTGA
- the LOC122034056 gene encoding homeobox-leucine zipper protein HOX21-like, with product MVWPPFSPQTICYNSNCPMKMNTGNSQHQACLHSTTCKTSQPRLHFSIPCRRKDPCPYCAGIGNASDDIHNIAKAEDEFSDDGMQSGEKRRRLNTEQVRALERSFELQGNKLESDRKLQLAAALGLHPRQIAIWFQNRRAKWKTKQLEMDYELLKTQFDAFKSRNEALKQHNKKLQSEILALKGRETTPQVINLNKETEGFFSNMSRNTSEIEQYYKNVENILEDGSYCNLLCCMGDHYLVPFWSRS from the exons ATGGTATGGCCTCCTTTTTCTCCCCAAACTATCTGCTACAATTCCAACTGCCCCATGAAGATGAACACCGGCAACTCCCAGCACCAGGCATGCCTCCATTCCACAACCTGCAAGACCTCACAG CCACGGCTCCACTTCTCTATCCCGTGTAGGAGAAAAGATCCATGTCCTTACTGTGCCGGGATCGGTAACGCAAGCGATGACATACACAACATTGCAAAGGCTGAGGATGAGTTCTCTGATGATGGCATGCAATCaggggagaagaggaggaggctgAACACAGAACAAGTGAGGGCACTGGAGAGGAGCTTCGAGCTGCAAGGAAATAAACTGGAGTCAGATAGGAAACTACAGTTGGCCGCCGCATTGGGGCTGCATCCAAGGCAGATAGCCATTTGGTTCCAGAACAGGAGGGCCAAGTGGAAGACCAAGCAGCTGGAGATGGATTATGAGCTGCTCAAGACCCAATTTGATGCATTCAAATCCCGGAACGAGGCCCTGAAACAGCACAACAAGAAGCTCCAATCTGAG ATCTTGGCTCTCAAAGGCAGGGAAACAACACCACAAGTCATCAATCTCAATAAAGAAACCGAAGGTTTTTTCAGCAATATGAGTCGGAACACCTCTGAGATCGAACAatattacaagaatgttgaaaaTATTCTAGAGGATGGAAGTTACTGTAACTTACTGTGCTGCATGGGCGATCATTATTTGGTACCCTTTTGGTCAAGGTCATAA